One window of Myxocyprinus asiaticus isolate MX2 ecotype Aquarium Trade chromosome 6, UBuf_Myxa_2, whole genome shotgun sequence genomic DNA carries:
- the LOC127442897 gene encoding zinc finger MYM-type protein 1 isoform X1, with the protein MGEEIKREISKAPFVAVMVDETTDVSTTAQLALALRYVSDTGVKERFVRFDNDTSGKRADDFAGLIIRFLEEHECLDKVVAQCFDGAAVMASGLNGVQAKVKVRAPMALFIHCYAHRLNLVLTQGASKLKECRIFFAHLNGLAAFFSRSLKCTQLLDDICQRHLPRVAPTRWQYSSRLVSTVIEKRVALKELFEHILEHHDEYDEDFVHYANGYNAHLDDFEFCFLLSTFHVIFEYSDVLFGILQNKTFDVQFCLARMDEFCDTIERERGQFGEIYESAVRETGAPSTRRGQAQGNVCARYQKLHSGILDNILAQKRNWFKDHEKVMFLSLLDPQQFQTYRKKFPDVAFSSLTQGHGTLFILPRLKTELTVMYAMTDFEGKSPADLLAFFQQKDLYGSMRQLYALVCLAVTIPVSTASVERTFSALKRIQEIRLDRLNCQHWPPWQSRRTFYRN; encoded by the coding sequence ATGGGAGAGGAGATAAAAAGGGAGATCAGTAAAGCACCTTTTGTTGCAGTTATGGTGGACGAAACTACAGATGTGAGTACTACAGCCCAGCTGGCACTGGCGCTCCGTTATGTGTCAGACACTGGTGTCAAGGAGAGGTTTGTCAGATTTGACAACGATACTAGTGGCAAGCGGGCTGATGACTTTGCTGGTCTCATTATCCGATTCCTAGAGGAACACGAATGCCTGGATAAAGTTGTGGCACAGTGCTTTGATGGCGCTGCCGTCATGGCATCTGGACTAAATGGGGTGCAGGCTAAAGTTAAGGTGAGGGCTCCTATGGCTTTATTTATACATTGCTATGCACATCGACTTAATTTAGTACTGACTCAAGGGGCATCAAAGCTTAAAGAATGTAGGATCTTTTTTGCACATCTCAATGGCCTAGCTGCATTTTTTTCCAGATCCCTTAAGTGCACGCAGCTGCTTGATGATATCTGCCAGCGTCATCTTCCTCGTGTGGCACCAACAAGGTGGCAGTATAGTTCTAGATTGGTCAGCACAGTCATTGAGAAGAGAGTTGCCCTAAAGGAGCTATTTGAGCACATATTAGAACACCATGATGAGTATGACGAGGATTTTGTGCACTATGCTAATGGATACAATGCACATCTAGATGattttgagttttgttttttgctttccaCTTTTCATGTGATTTTTGAGTATTcggatgtgctttttggaatacTGCAGAACAAAACATTCGATGTACAATTCTGTCTGGCAAGAATGGATGAGTTTTGTGACACCATTGAGAGGGAGAGAGGGCAATTTGGTGAGATTTATGAATCTGCTGTGCGCGAAACAGGTGCGCCAAGCACACGGAGAGGCCAAGCGCAGGGGAATGTTTGTGCAAGGTACCAGAAACTCCACAGCGGCATTTTGGACAACATCCTTGCCCAGAAACGGAATTGGTTTAAAGACCACGAGAAAGTCATGTTTCTCTCCCTCCTCGACCCTCAGCAGTTTCAGACATACCGGAAAAAATTCCCAGATGTGGCCTTCTCCAGCTTAACGCAGGGCCACGGAACTCTCTTCATCCTGCCCCGGCTTAAAACAGAACTGACTGTAATGTATGCCATGACTGATTTTGAAGGAAAAAGCCCTGCGGACCTCCTCGCTTTCTTTCAGCAGAAAGATCTATATGGGAGCATGCGTCAACTTTACGCATTGGTATGTTTGGCGGTGACCATCCCAGTATCTACTGCCTCTGTTGAGCGGACATTTTCAGCCCTAAAACGTATTCAAGAAATAAGATTGGACAGGCTGAACTGTCAGCACTGGCCTCCATGGCAATCGAGAAGGACCTTTTATCGGAACTGA
- the LOC127442897 gene encoding zinc finger MYM-type protein 1 isoform X2, whose translation MVDETTDVSTTAQLALALRYVSDTGVKERFVRFDNDTSGKRADDFAGLIIRFLEEHECLDKVVAQCFDGAAVMASGLNGVQAKVKVRAPMALFIHCYAHRLNLVLTQGASKLKECRIFFAHLNGLAAFFSRSLKCTQLLDDICQRHLPRVAPTRWQYSSRLVSTVIEKRVALKELFEHILEHHDEYDEDFVHYANGYNAHLDDFEFCFLLSTFHVIFEYSDVLFGILQNKTFDVQFCLARMDEFCDTIERERGQFGEIYESAVRETGAPSTRRGQAQGNVCARYQKLHSGILDNILAQKRNWFKDHEKVMFLSLLDPQQFQTYRKKFPDVAFSSLTQGHGTLFILPRLKTELTVMYAMTDFEGKSPADLLAFFQQKDLYGSMRQLYALVCLAVTIPVSTASVERTFSALKRIQEIRLDRLNCQHWPPWQSRRTFYRN comes from the coding sequence ATGGTGGACGAAACTACAGATGTGAGTACTACAGCCCAGCTGGCACTGGCGCTCCGTTATGTGTCAGACACTGGTGTCAAGGAGAGGTTTGTCAGATTTGACAACGATACTAGTGGCAAGCGGGCTGATGACTTTGCTGGTCTCATTATCCGATTCCTAGAGGAACACGAATGCCTGGATAAAGTTGTGGCACAGTGCTTTGATGGCGCTGCCGTCATGGCATCTGGACTAAATGGGGTGCAGGCTAAAGTTAAGGTGAGGGCTCCTATGGCTTTATTTATACATTGCTATGCACATCGACTTAATTTAGTACTGACTCAAGGGGCATCAAAGCTTAAAGAATGTAGGATCTTTTTTGCACATCTCAATGGCCTAGCTGCATTTTTTTCCAGATCCCTTAAGTGCACGCAGCTGCTTGATGATATCTGCCAGCGTCATCTTCCTCGTGTGGCACCAACAAGGTGGCAGTATAGTTCTAGATTGGTCAGCACAGTCATTGAGAAGAGAGTTGCCCTAAAGGAGCTATTTGAGCACATATTAGAACACCATGATGAGTATGACGAGGATTTTGTGCACTATGCTAATGGATACAATGCACATCTAGATGattttgagttttgttttttgctttccaCTTTTCATGTGATTTTTGAGTATTcggatgtgctttttggaatacTGCAGAACAAAACATTCGATGTACAATTCTGTCTGGCAAGAATGGATGAGTTTTGTGACACCATTGAGAGGGAGAGAGGGCAATTTGGTGAGATTTATGAATCTGCTGTGCGCGAAACAGGTGCGCCAAGCACACGGAGAGGCCAAGCGCAGGGGAATGTTTGTGCAAGGTACCAGAAACTCCACAGCGGCATTTTGGACAACATCCTTGCCCAGAAACGGAATTGGTTTAAAGACCACGAGAAAGTCATGTTTCTCTCCCTCCTCGACCCTCAGCAGTTTCAGACATACCGGAAAAAATTCCCAGATGTGGCCTTCTCCAGCTTAACGCAGGGCCACGGAACTCTCTTCATCCTGCCCCGGCTTAAAACAGAACTGACTGTAATGTATGCCATGACTGATTTTGAAGGAAAAAGCCCTGCGGACCTCCTCGCTTTCTTTCAGCAGAAAGATCTATATGGGAGCATGCGTCAACTTTACGCATTGGTATGTTTGGCGGTGACCATCCCAGTATCTACTGCCTCTGTTGAGCGGACATTTTCAGCCCTAAAACGTATTCAAGAAATAAGATTGGACAGGCTGAACTGTCAGCACTGGCCTCCATGGCAATCGAGAAGGACCTTTTATCGGAACTGA